The genomic segment taggggcgtacgcagcctataggcctgcagtcactggactgcaaaaaaatttGGCAATGTTTTTTGCATAACAATgggaaaaatcaaatgtttactcattcatttttatgtacgtagttttatatatatgatgaggataaaaactatataattttttaatcatgggtagtctacagatgatttccaaacatattgttatgtcgttcagtgccacgcgACGACTGAAGTCCTATAGATTGAGGATAACAGATGATCGCGTGATATTCTCaaaagtctgacgcattgatgccaatttcaaacccaaaagcgggagctatgaaatcttcacgggGATGCGGGAAGAGGGGCCACGCCCTTATTTAACTTCTGAACTGCaccttgttaaaatcctgTGTACGCCCCTGCTAAatccatttttatttaccaTTTCCATCTCAATAGCTGATGTTCTGGTCCGGAACATTTAAGCTTTCTGGTAAATACGCGAAAGATGGACAAGTTGCTATAACATTGGCTGAAACATTGACGGGGTGAGTAGTAAATAGAGGTTATGCTTTGCAATGAGCGACTAAAATTCATTCTAGAGATTTCTGTATAAATATCAAGGCTTCTatataccttattacacttaattttcgcgacgaCAAAATTTCGggattttgagatggcgatatttcgcgacactttattttcgcgatttacctatttttgtaaaaaaatagatcactttattttcgcgatttcgcgattttacaataataaaaatcaaGTGGAATAAAAATGTgatgtaatcatcaaaacttaaacaatttgtaacaaaaagattgGTGGGCtaaatttaattttataaAGATTTATAAATAGTCCAACCAAGAGACAAGGGTCTCTTGGTCCAACTACTAACGTACTATTTTTACATTAGATGACTTAATATACAAGGTGTGCCGCTTATAGTGATGTCTACTTTTGAAAGCTCGATTAGAGATGCGTTAACTAATTGCTcgattattattttataggCATTATTGATTGTTTTCATCTCTATTCGTAACTATAACTTTGACTTTTTTCTTTACTGTGGAAAAGATATGTACGTGCGGCCTAGTTCCTTAtaggtttcctgtggatgttgagagttgtgacgtcacaggaaccTGTTCCAGCCCCCCACGCTGCCTCACGGTTTACCTCCTGGCACAGGAAACCTAAGAACGCTGTTACTAGGGTGTAAGGGATTAACAAAAGTCTCTTCACAGAGCACTTGTCACTGAGCTAAACTGGTGTGGTGATAAGACAAGCCCAGATGGGATCAACTACAAACAATGCACGCGCTGTAAGAAGAATGAAAACGACGAGACTTTGGAAGGGTTCGAGGTGTTCTGGAGTCAAGCATCTGCAGAGGTTTGTTCTTGGTGTTATTATTCATACAGACCTCGCGGTGGGCGGGGCGAGCATTCTTTGGTCATTTTTGGTATTAGCTGGTTAACGGATGCATTATCGTCagtattattttttgtaaaatccGAAAATTACAGAAATGCTCCTAAAGGCCCCTCACCGAGCCCTCCAAACACTGTTGTATATCTGCCCTTCCTCACCCTAACCCATCAAACACTCTAGCCCTAATCCACACATTGGTAGATATCTGCCCATAACCATTCCAATTAATGATAAATATCCCCCTAACCCTTTAAACACTGGTGCATTTCTCCCCCTAACCCTTCAAACAGCTAGAGTTTAAATTTGCTCACATCAAGTTTTGTTATTGACTTCTATTGCAGTTTGCAAGGCGGGCTGTTGGTAAAGTCCGTCATCTCATAACATCAACTGGTACCAAACTTGAAAGTCCTCGTCGCGAGAAATCCTACCCTGCTTTTCACAAATACACGTAAAAAACTACTATTAAAAAACACTTTCACCTCCAGCAATGACGATGACAATAACAAAGCAACACGAACAACAATCTGCCACCTGTCATCGGTTATGATAAATAGTAATACTCAGGGGAGGCGGAGTGGTCGCGAaagtgtgggggagggggggcttgGATGGGAtgtttggggggagggaggcTTGGTGGGAtgtttggggggagggaggcTTGGTGGGAtgttttggggggagggggggcttgGTGGGatgtttgggggagggggggttggtGGGAGGTGGGACACCTTGGTTCGACATAGAGTATCGCTAAAAaggaatttaaaaaatgtataatataGCCTTTATTTAGCAATCGATTTTTACAAGTAACTCTTGATACATATTTAGGTATATGTAGACGGCGTAATCATCTAAAAAAATCCACTTAGAAAAGTGTGCGTGtatgtgagggggggggggtgaggttcgctgccccccccccctgtccGCCGCCACTGATGTTGTCTTTATGTGAATATTATAGATTTTTCTACAAGTACGAGCTGCCAAATTTGAACACGGATGAGATGGGAAATCCTGTGCGCAAAGTCACCGGGCTAGAGGTGATTCTAGTGAATGACCCAACATTTAATACGCCCTTGTAAGTATCATACGAAACAGGCcagtagccagggggggttcggactaacccccccccccccacccggcttgaaggtTTTCttagagcaaacaaaaaaatattgcgttGGCTggatataccgtgcacatcaatatgtcttaAAGATAACTATAtaaatctttttaaaataactatcttttttattatcgctatatgttGAAAATCACCCTATTAAAATAACGTTTTACATACAAGATTGAATTTATTGAATTCAATATAATCTTataaggcgaggagagggTATACTGGAAATTTGGTCCGGtcaaatggaaaaacgaaccaccccgctcaaaatcctggctacggccCTATGCGAAATGCTTATTTCATCTAGGATTGCAATCGAGAACCCATGTTCAATTGCCCGCAATGGCTCATGGGTAACGTTTTACTAAATTTAAGAAAGCCAACCGGTTTAGTTCCAAGAAAACTCCAAAATAACCATCCGCGATTGAAGTTGGATCCCTTTCTTTTAAATTAATTAactgatggaaatggatttttGAGTGAGTCAGTATTGCGCGGtgagcataaaatggcagcGTGTTTGGGCTATTTTATGCACTGTTTTTTGTAACAAACCTTTGgagtaaatatattttttaattgttatATTTCAGACCTGATGAGCATTGTGGCAAGGGGAGCCTAAAGCAATTGGAAGCTGAAGTTGCAGAAAAGGGACGCAAGGCGAAAATTCCTATTCCATTCACATGCGTGGAAAATCCGAAGTAAGGTGCAGCTATATAGAGAAAAGTCAGTGATAGAATATAAGTAATACAATTCTGTTTACAGGGAAATCATGGATATCCTCAAAAGCAGCGACCAGCCAATATCCTCGGAAAAGAGATCAAAATTCAAGCGAACTCGGCAAGGGAAGCACTGGAAGGTAATGACATCTTGGAAGAAAATGATGCTTGCATAACTGTCAACTCCCCAACATTATTAGGCGGGtatcacaagattttggacctcatcacaaaggctctcttgtttttttttttttttacatatttacTGCATTTCACCCGATTACACAAGATTtatgtccaagttgggttgaaaACTATGCGCTAGCCTACATTGAAGGAGGATACTAGAGCTTAATCttccaaaattaaataaatccAATGAATTTAGCCTCTTTAGACGTTAGGACCTTCCGATTGGTATCTAGTAAACCTGATTTTAAGCGATATTTCAAAGGGGTATATCGAAGTTCTTTATTTTCAGTGGGGTataatatttaatttgttGATTCTCGTAAATTGAATATGCACTTTTTGCTATTTCCAGGTTGTCTAAGCGATCCCGTTTGAAAGCATCTAAAAGAGATCGCCCGTCAAAAATATAACGTttaaaataatcaataaaactgataaacaaaaataagggtaacaaatattggatGAGCCAGCAATGGTACACCATTAATTAAGTTCTTTCGAAATAAATGCTTAGCTAAATGAAGTATGAATGTGATTGTTTGGTAGTGGTGGTTGCGTTTGCTTCCGTGTGgctaaaacaaaataggaCAGATGTCGAAGTAGTAGATACCTTGGCTATCTCACCAAGAATACGTGGTTGAAAAAAACTGGGACAAGTATACGAATAATTTGTATTTATCTTACACTACAATATTATATCTATTTACAACTATTTCCAAGTTTCGATCTTAACTATGACTGTGCATAGATATGACTTCAGGAACGAGTCAAAGCAATTTTGCTTGTGATTTTACGAAATTATACCCCGTCAGAGGAAATAATTCCGGGAGCAAGGGATTTTATCCCAGACTTCCCTCCGTATTGGGTTTAAGAATTCATTATTTTTACTGGAATTACAAATTATGTGGCATGCACTGTCGCGGCAATACTGCGTCTGCTCTTGCTTAAGACTCCCTGTATTTCGATGCAGGGGAGTCCGCCAGCACCCTCAAGGCATGTAGGTTCATTTCCGAGAACTGAGTCTTGAACTGTTCCCTGAAACAGTGGAAATAAGAACATAAGAGACCGTCATTCAGTGCAGTCTCGGAACATCTACGCCCGTTAATCAAATTAAATTATCAACATTTTATCAAAACTTTATAGCATAGGCTAAGAAGTATTTAATGCAATCACATTGTGGAAAAATCGACTTAGGTATTAATCTTCGAAATAGCcaaatttctttatttttcttttgcctTGACAGCCTTACACAATTGCGACTAAAGCAGACTTTTAGCTTTGAgaataaaaattaaacaattcTATACCTTGGCACGCCAAGTTTTTCGTCGGCTTCCACTTGCATCGCAGTGGCACCCTCACCAACGCTACCTCCGACGCCATCGCCGGCACCAACACCTACTTCATCGGCATCAACTTCCTCAACGACGACGCCATCGTCAGCACCGACATCTACTTCATCGACATCTACTTCCTCTGCGACGACGACATCGTCAACACCGACATCTACTTCATCGGCATCAACGTCCTCAACGACGACGCCATCGTCAGCACCGACGTCTATTACAACGGCATCTAATTCATTGGCATCAACTTCCTCAGAGGAGACGGCATCTTCAGCGCAGACATCTACTTCATCGGCATCTATTTCCTCAGCGACGCCGCCATTGTCAGCGACATATATTTCCTCAGCGACGGCGTCCTCGCCATTGCCGGTATCTGTTCCATTGACTCCCACAGCAAAGACAACCTCCTCTTCGGCACTCCCGCCATC from the Nematostella vectensis chromosome 4, jaNemVect1.1, whole genome shotgun sequence genome contains:
- the LOC116618638 gene encoding ADP-ribosyl cyclase/cyclic ADP-ribose hydrolase; protein product: MKEGRHPVFSSSSFAIVLWVSLSHLLCLVPAGPIDFSKPLEGTTPDIKNIFLTRCNNYLQTKKGNGLYNTDADKNPDKFCQETWTIFSNAFIRKDICTVKIEDYMPYFKKTGQTPIRDKLMFWSGTFKLSGKYAKDGQVAITLAETLTGALVTELNWCGDKTSPDGINYKQCTRCKKNENDETLEGFEVFWSQASAEFARRAVGKVRHLITSTGTKLESPRREKSYPAFHKYTFFYKYELPNLNTDEMGNPVRKVTGLEVILVNDPTFNTPLPDEHCGKGSLKQLEAEVAEKGRKAKIPIPFTCVENPKEIMDILKSSDQPISSEKRSKFKRTRQGKHWKVV